CGGAATTTTTATGAGGACTAATTGTCAAGACAGTTGTAAACCCGTCAAAATTGTTTTCTTTTGCATAAACAGCTGTTTTCTCAAGTCTGAGCCTGAAACATATTTGACAGCGGCTTCCTCCTTCTTCTGCCTGTTCAAGGTCTTTAACAGCATCAAACCAGATTTCGGAAGGGTCTTCCTGTACAATTAACGGATATTTTTTGCAATCAGTATACCTGACAAGTTCTTTGAGCCGTCTTTTATACTCATCTTCAGGATGGATATTAGGGTTGTAAAAAAAACCGACAGGAAAAATTTTATCAGAAATCAATTTTTCAAAAGAATAAGTTGCGCAAGGTGCGCAGCAGGTGTGAACAAGAAGTTTTTTTCTTTCCATTAATACATATTTCTGAGGACAGTTTCTCTTAGCTCCGGATAAGGCATAAGTCCTTCATATTTTTTAATACCTATAATATATGTAGGAGTAGAAGTGATATTTAGGCTGTGTGCTTTC
This genomic window from bacterium contains:
- a CDS encoding epoxyqueuosine reductase QueH → MERKKLLVHTCCAPCATYSFEKLISDKIFPVGFFYNPNIHPEDEYKRRLKELVRYTDCKKYPLIVQEDPSEIWFDAVKDLEQAEEGGSRCQICFRLRLEKTAVYAKENNFDGFTTVLTISPHKNSAIINQIGKELSEKHAIYFLQENFKKNDGFKKSLELSKDYNLYRQSYCGCKFSINSNG